Proteins encoded within one genomic window of Ranitomeya variabilis isolate aRanVar5 chromosome 4, aRanVar5.hap1, whole genome shotgun sequence:
- the LOC143767093 gene encoding uncharacterized protein LOC143767093 — protein sequence MAGRKRDPIWVHFVEMPAADLGKKGARAKCKYCQKDIQGLVCRLKSHYENCNQKGNEDVDSDTTNVNEPPQLLMHQEPSTRSNMACAARDNQYLGTTSTKQPKKKLCVQSVEKFILKTTTSQKEHFDELIAKFIFATNSSFRLVEHPLFVQMIEGIRPGYKPPSRFDISGKHLQAVYDIERAACTKYLKDKVVNMSLDGWSNIHNDPIICTCVTTEDGETYLTDTIDTSGNSHTAEYLLEIAKNSIHQCQEQFGCKVRSLVTDNASNVAKMRAELAHEDDTNVITYGCSAHLLHLLAKDLHISGVKEHVVEIVKYFRNNHFAHATYKEMGGLKLVLPQDVRWNTLADCLELFINNWSKLLSICETHWDKIDANIRSKVLNLGVKRNAKDLLKRLKPISIALDKMQKDTATIADATEVWKDLEGSLDRLNLSNNVKVAIQHRKDQALKEEHYLANILHPIYRGKKLSEAEINSAMEWLANTNHDIVATVLKLKCESAPFQKYMFADNVVNELKPLNWWKSQSLVLPAKIINLASQLLTASASSAGVERLFSSFGFVHTTVRNRLGTAKAGQLVFLLKVLNKQ from the exons atggcaggtcgtaagagagaccctatttgggttcattttgttgagatgccagcagcagatcttggaaagaaaggtgcaagagcaaagtgcaaatactgtcaaaaggatatccaaggacttgtttgccgtttgaaatcacattatgaaaactgcaaccagaagggaaatgaagatgttgatagtgataCAACTAATGTGAATGAACCCCCACAGCTTCTTATGCACCAGGAGCCTAGTACTA GGTCAAATATGGCTTGTGCTGCACGTGACAATCAATATCTGGGTACAACTTCAACAAAGCAGCCCAAAAAAAAACTTTGCGTGCAAAGTGTAGAAAAATTCATCTTAAAGACTACGACGAGCCAGAAAGAACATTTTGATGAATTAATTGCTAAATTCATATTTGCAACCAATTCTTCTTTCCGACTAGTTGAGCACCCATTGTTTGTACAAATGATCGAAGGAATTAGACCAGGCTACAAACCACCAAGTAGATTTGATATCTCAGGAAAACATCTTCAGGCTGTATACGACATAGAAAGAGCGGCTTGTACAAAATATTTGAAAGACAAGGTTGTTAACATGAGCTTGGATGGTTGGAGCAACATCCACAACGACCCCATAATTTGCACTTGTGTCACAACAGAAGATGGTGAAACTTACCTTACAGACACAATCGACACATCTGGAAATTCACATACTGCTGAATATTTACTTGAAATTGCTAAGAACTCAATTCACCAATGCCAAGAACAGTTTGGATGTAAAGTAAGGAGCTTAGTTACTGATAACGCAAGCAATGTGGCAAAAATGCGAGCGGAACTGGCACATGAGGATGACACAAATGTCATTACATACGGTTGTTCTGCCCATTTGTTGCATCTTTTGGCAAAAGACCTGCATATTTCGGGTGTCAAGGAACATGTTGTAGAAATTGTTAAATATTTCCGCAATAATCATTTTGCACATGCAACCTACAAGGAAATGGGAGGACTGAAGTTGGTTctaccacaagatgttagatggaatacCTTGGCTGACTGCTTGGAACTGTTTATTAacaactggtcaaaattactgtccaTTTGCGAAACACATTGGGATAAAATTGATGCTAATATACGAAGCAAAGTATTAAATCTTGGTGTGAAGAGAAATGCGAAGGACCTTTTGAAAAGGTTAAAGCCAATATCGATTGCGTTGGATAAAATGCAGAAAGATACTGCAACCATAGCTGATGCCACAGAAGTTTGGAAAGATTTAGAAGGTTCTCTAGATCGCTTGAACCTCTCAAACAATGTAAAGGTTGCAATACAGCACCGCAAGGACCAAGCATTAAAAGAAGAACACTATTTAGCCAATATCTTGCATCCCATCTACAGAGGGAAAAAATTATCTGAGGCGGAAATCAACTCTGCAATGGAGTGGCTCGCCAATACTAACCATGACATTGTGGCAACTGTGCTGAAATTGAAGTGTGAATCTGCACCATTTCAAAAATACATGTTTGCAGATAACGTCGTTAATGAACTAAAACCACTGAACTGGTGGAAGTCGCAATCACTTGTTCTTCCAGCAAAGATAATAAATCTAGCTTCTCAGCTACTGACTGCATCGGCTTCATCCGCAGGAGTAGAGAGATTGTTTTCTTCATTTGGTTTTGTGCACACAACAGTCCGAAACCGCTTAGGAACTGCTAAAGCAGGACAACTGGTTTTCCTATTAAAAGTCCTAAATAAACAGTAG